The Fontisubflavum oceani genomic interval ATCCCCCCAAGAAATGGTCCATTCTACGGCTCGCCCTCTTCCTGCAGAGAGCCCTCGAAAGAGATTGTTTCGAACTCGTTCATGCATGAACGCCCGCCATCGCAATGCCCCAACGACGCTCTGGAAAGCGCAGCGAACGACCGCTTTCCACACGGCCTACAAAACAGCCATGTCCGCATTGGGCTGACAGCGGGCACCCGCTGCATGAGGTATGGATAACCATTCTGGGCCGAACGCGGGGCGCGCGCCTGCTCGTCTTGGCGGTCTGTCCCGTGTGGACCTTGTGGACACGGACTGGCGGCCCCAAATCGTGCCGCACTAGCGCTTTTGCTCACCCCTCCGCCGGTGTCACAGCTCGTTGATAGAGATGCCAGGTGGTGTGGCCCAGGATCGGGAGGGTGACGATCAGGCCCAGGAACGCTGGAACCAGCGACACCAGCATGGTGACCGAGATGATTGCGGCCCAGGTGAGCATGACCACCGGGTTTTCCGTGACGACACGGATGGAGGTGAGCATGGCGGACACGAAATCGATGTCCTCCCGATCAAGCAGCATCGGCATGGCGACGACGGTCACCGTGAACAGAACGGCGGACAAGAACGCGCCGGCGACGGTGCCGATGGCCAGGAAGGTCCATCCCTGGGGCGTAAAGAGGACTGCGGTCAAAAACCCGTCAAGATCCGAGAAGGAGGCATCCTGCAGGATGATCGCCAGCCAAAGCCGAACCTGGTACATCCACACCCAGAAGACGAACAGGGTGACAAAGGCCATCCAACCCATCTCGCGTTTGCGTTGCCGGGCCATGACGGTGAGGATCTCTGACCAGCCGAAGCTCTCGGCCTTCTGCAACCGGCGGGACATCTCATAAAGCCCGGCGGCGGCGAAGGGGGCCACCAGCGGAAAGGCAACGACAGCGGGAATGGTCATCCAGATCATGTCGAGCCAGATCAGGGTCCAGACGAACAGGATGCCGAACATGGCGTAGAACAGGCCGAAAAAGCCGCTCATGACGGGGCGAGCCAGAAAGTCGGAAACCCCGGCCTTCAGCGACGCGGTGATATCCCGCGCAGTT includes:
- a CDS encoding DUF2189 domain-containing protein, which codes for MTSKTAGSTPPDNVTPQPRALPKVNKITARDITASLKAGVSDFLARPVMSGFFGLFYAMFGILFVWTLIWLDMIWMTIPAVVAFPLVAPFAAAGLYEMSRRLQKAESFGWSEILTVMARQRKREMGWMAFVTLFVFWVWMYQVRLWLAIILQDASFSDLDGFLTAVLFTPQGWTFLAIGTVAGAFLSAVLFTVTVVAMPMLLDREDIDFVSAMLTSIRVVTENPVVMLTWAAIISVTMLVSLVPAFLGLIVTLPILGHTTWHLYQRAVTPAEG